From one Diprion similis isolate iyDipSimi1 chromosome 7, iyDipSimi1.1, whole genome shotgun sequence genomic stretch:
- the LOC124408118 gene encoding phosphoribosyl pyrophosphate synthase-associated protein 2 isoform X4 gives MDVPITSDIMIIGGNSHPELAMLIANRLGVKSGGCSVYHKTNRETMVEIGDSVRGKDIYIIQTGSKDVNNNIMELLIMAYACKTSSAKNIVGVIPYLPYSKQCKMRKRGCIVSKLLAKMMCKSGLTHIITMDLHQKEIQGFFDCPVDNLRASPFLLQYIQECIPDYRNSVIVARNPGSAKKATSYAERLRLGIAVIHGEQRESESDMNDGRYSPPTVVPSRTMEVGVGVPVHPAKEKPPINVVGDVGGRIAIMVDDMVDDVQSFAAAAEVLKERGAYKIYVLATHGLLSSDAPRLIDESPIDEVVVTNTIPHELQKMQCHKIKTVDISILLAEAIRRIHNKESMSYLFKNVTLED, from the exons ATGGACGTCCCAATCACCTCTGACATAATGATCATCGGTGGGAATTCCCATCCTGAACTCGCCATGCTGATCGCCAA cCGACTTGGGGTGAAGAGCGGAGGCTGTTCGGTCTACCATAAAACGAACAGGGAGACCATGGTAGAAATCGGAGACTCTGTACGAGGTAAAGATATTTACATAATACAAACCGGATCCAAGGACGTCAACAACAATATCATGGAACTACTGATAATGGCCTACGCCTGCAAGACATCATCGGCAAAGAATATTGTCGGTGTTATTCCATACCTACCGTATTCCAAACAGTGCAAAATGCGAAAACGAGGATGCATTGTGTCCAAGCTGCTTGCCAAGATGATGTGTAAAAGCGGTTTGACCCATATCATCACTATGGACCTACATCAAAAGGAGATTCAAGGCTTCTTTGATTGTCCGGTAGACAATTTACGCGCCAGCCCATTTCTTTTGCAGTATATCCAAGAATGC ATTCCAGATTACCGTAACTCGGTAATAGTAGCGAGAAATCCAGGCAGTGCTAAAAAAGCGACAAGCTATGCCGAACGACTCCGTCTCGGTATTGCTGTGATTCACGGAGAGCAGAGAGAATCCGAATCAGATATGAACGACGGTCGGTATTCCCCACCTACCGTCGTCCCTTCGCGTACAATGGAGGTGGGAGTCGGAGTCCCGGTGCATCCGGCTAAAGAGAAGCCACCGATCAACGTGGTAGGAGACGTTGGCGGACGTATTGCTATCATGGTG GATGACATGGTCGATGATGTACAATCGTTTGCCGCTGCAGCTGAAGTTCTAAAGGAGCGGGGTGCATACAAGATATATGTACTCGCTACTCATGGTCTCCTTAGTTCAGATGCTCCCCGTCTTATCGACGAATCGCCAATCGACGAA GTTGTTGTTACTAACACGATTCCCCACGAGCTGCAGAAGATGCAATGTCACAAGATAAAGACTGTAGACATCAGTATTTTGCTTGCTGAAGCGATACGACGCATCCACAACAAAGAGTCTATGTCTTACCTCTTTAAAAATGTCACCTTGGAGGACTAG
- the LOC124408118 gene encoding phosphoribosyl pyrophosphate synthase-associated protein 2 isoform X2, which produces MFHNKTRLGGFRLPRSSIKMDVPITSDIMIIGGNSHPELAMLIANRLGVKSGGCSVYHKTNRETMVEIGDSVRGKDIYIIQTGSKDVNNNIMELLIMAYACKTSSAKNIVGVIPYLPYSKQCKMRKRGCIVSKLLAKMMCKSGLTHIITMDLHQKEIQGFFDCPVDNLRASPFLLQYIQECIPDYRNSVIVARNPGSAKKATSYAERLRLGIAVIHGEQRESESDMNDGRYSPPTVVPSRTMEVGVGVPVHPAKEKPPINVVGDVGGRIAIMVDDMVDDVQSFAAAAEVLKERGAYKIYVLATHGLLSSDAPRLIDESPIDEVVVTNTIPHELQKMQCHKIKTVDISILLAEAIRRIHNKESMSYLFKNVTLED; this is translated from the exons ATGTTTCACAACAAAACAAG ACTAGGCGGTTTTCGGCTACCCAGGTCAAGTATCAAAATGGACGTCCCAATCACCTCTGACATAATGATCATCGGTGGGAATTCCCATCCTGAACTCGCCATGCTGATCGCCAA cCGACTTGGGGTGAAGAGCGGAGGCTGTTCGGTCTACCATAAAACGAACAGGGAGACCATGGTAGAAATCGGAGACTCTGTACGAGGTAAAGATATTTACATAATACAAACCGGATCCAAGGACGTCAACAACAATATCATGGAACTACTGATAATGGCCTACGCCTGCAAGACATCATCGGCAAAGAATATTGTCGGTGTTATTCCATACCTACCGTATTCCAAACAGTGCAAAATGCGAAAACGAGGATGCATTGTGTCCAAGCTGCTTGCCAAGATGATGTGTAAAAGCGGTTTGACCCATATCATCACTATGGACCTACATCAAAAGGAGATTCAAGGCTTCTTTGATTGTCCGGTAGACAATTTACGCGCCAGCCCATTTCTTTTGCAGTATATCCAAGAATGC ATTCCAGATTACCGTAACTCGGTAATAGTAGCGAGAAATCCAGGCAGTGCTAAAAAAGCGACAAGCTATGCCGAACGACTCCGTCTCGGTATTGCTGTGATTCACGGAGAGCAGAGAGAATCCGAATCAGATATGAACGACGGTCGGTATTCCCCACCTACCGTCGTCCCTTCGCGTACAATGGAGGTGGGAGTCGGAGTCCCGGTGCATCCGGCTAAAGAGAAGCCACCGATCAACGTGGTAGGAGACGTTGGCGGACGTATTGCTATCATGGTG GATGACATGGTCGATGATGTACAATCGTTTGCCGCTGCAGCTGAAGTTCTAAAGGAGCGGGGTGCATACAAGATATATGTACTCGCTACTCATGGTCTCCTTAGTTCAGATGCTCCCCGTCTTATCGACGAATCGCCAATCGACGAA GTTGTTGTTACTAACACGATTCCCCACGAGCTGCAGAAGATGCAATGTCACAAGATAAAGACTGTAGACATCAGTATTTTGCTTGCTGAAGCGATACGACGCATCCACAACAAAGAGTCTATGTCTTACCTCTTTAAAAATGTCACCTTGGAGGACTAG
- the LOC124408118 gene encoding phosphoribosyl pyrophosphate synthase-associated protein 2 isoform X3 — protein sequence MFHNKTRSSIKMDVPITSDIMIIGGNSHPELAMLIANRLGVKSGGCSVYHKTNRETMVEIGDSVRGKDIYIIQTGSKDVNNNIMELLIMAYACKTSSAKNIVGVIPYLPYSKQCKMRKRGCIVSKLLAKMMCKSGLTHIITMDLHQKEIQGFFDCPVDNLRASPFLLQYIQECIPDYRNSVIVARNPGSAKKATSYAERLRLGIAVIHGEQRESESDMNDGRYSPPTVVPSRTMEVGVGVPVHPAKEKPPINVVGDVGGRIAIMVDDMVDDVQSFAAAAEVLKERGAYKIYVLATHGLLSSDAPRLIDESPIDEVVVTNTIPHELQKMQCHKIKTVDISILLAEAIRRIHNKESMSYLFKNVTLED from the exons ATGTTTCACAACAAAACAAG GTCAAGTATCAAAATGGACGTCCCAATCACCTCTGACATAATGATCATCGGTGGGAATTCCCATCCTGAACTCGCCATGCTGATCGCCAA cCGACTTGGGGTGAAGAGCGGAGGCTGTTCGGTCTACCATAAAACGAACAGGGAGACCATGGTAGAAATCGGAGACTCTGTACGAGGTAAAGATATTTACATAATACAAACCGGATCCAAGGACGTCAACAACAATATCATGGAACTACTGATAATGGCCTACGCCTGCAAGACATCATCGGCAAAGAATATTGTCGGTGTTATTCCATACCTACCGTATTCCAAACAGTGCAAAATGCGAAAACGAGGATGCATTGTGTCCAAGCTGCTTGCCAAGATGATGTGTAAAAGCGGTTTGACCCATATCATCACTATGGACCTACATCAAAAGGAGATTCAAGGCTTCTTTGATTGTCCGGTAGACAATTTACGCGCCAGCCCATTTCTTTTGCAGTATATCCAAGAATGC ATTCCAGATTACCGTAACTCGGTAATAGTAGCGAGAAATCCAGGCAGTGCTAAAAAAGCGACAAGCTATGCCGAACGACTCCGTCTCGGTATTGCTGTGATTCACGGAGAGCAGAGAGAATCCGAATCAGATATGAACGACGGTCGGTATTCCCCACCTACCGTCGTCCCTTCGCGTACAATGGAGGTGGGAGTCGGAGTCCCGGTGCATCCGGCTAAAGAGAAGCCACCGATCAACGTGGTAGGAGACGTTGGCGGACGTATTGCTATCATGGTG GATGACATGGTCGATGATGTACAATCGTTTGCCGCTGCAGCTGAAGTTCTAAAGGAGCGGGGTGCATACAAGATATATGTACTCGCTACTCATGGTCTCCTTAGTTCAGATGCTCCCCGTCTTATCGACGAATCGCCAATCGACGAA GTTGTTGTTACTAACACGATTCCCCACGAGCTGCAGAAGATGCAATGTCACAAGATAAAGACTGTAGACATCAGTATTTTGCTTGCTGAAGCGATACGACGCATCCACAACAAAGAGTCTATGTCTTACCTCTTTAAAAATGTCACCTTGGAGGACTAG
- the LOC124408118 gene encoding phosphoribosyl pyrophosphate synthase-associated protein 2 isoform X1, translating into MQKTPCLLYLTRRLGGFRLPRSSIKMDVPITSDIMIIGGNSHPELAMLIANRLGVKSGGCSVYHKTNRETMVEIGDSVRGKDIYIIQTGSKDVNNNIMELLIMAYACKTSSAKNIVGVIPYLPYSKQCKMRKRGCIVSKLLAKMMCKSGLTHIITMDLHQKEIQGFFDCPVDNLRASPFLLQYIQECIPDYRNSVIVARNPGSAKKATSYAERLRLGIAVIHGEQRESESDMNDGRYSPPTVVPSRTMEVGVGVPVHPAKEKPPINVVGDVGGRIAIMVDDMVDDVQSFAAAAEVLKERGAYKIYVLATHGLLSSDAPRLIDESPIDEVVVTNTIPHELQKMQCHKIKTVDISILLAEAIRRIHNKESMSYLFKNVTLED; encoded by the exons ATGCAAAAGACCCCCTGCTTACTATATCTCACGCGTAGACTAGGCGGTTTTCGGCTACCCAGGTCAAGTATCAAAATGGACGTCCCAATCACCTCTGACATAATGATCATCGGTGGGAATTCCCATCCTGAACTCGCCATGCTGATCGCCAA cCGACTTGGGGTGAAGAGCGGAGGCTGTTCGGTCTACCATAAAACGAACAGGGAGACCATGGTAGAAATCGGAGACTCTGTACGAGGTAAAGATATTTACATAATACAAACCGGATCCAAGGACGTCAACAACAATATCATGGAACTACTGATAATGGCCTACGCCTGCAAGACATCATCGGCAAAGAATATTGTCGGTGTTATTCCATACCTACCGTATTCCAAACAGTGCAAAATGCGAAAACGAGGATGCATTGTGTCCAAGCTGCTTGCCAAGATGATGTGTAAAAGCGGTTTGACCCATATCATCACTATGGACCTACATCAAAAGGAGATTCAAGGCTTCTTTGATTGTCCGGTAGACAATTTACGCGCCAGCCCATTTCTTTTGCAGTATATCCAAGAATGC ATTCCAGATTACCGTAACTCGGTAATAGTAGCGAGAAATCCAGGCAGTGCTAAAAAAGCGACAAGCTATGCCGAACGACTCCGTCTCGGTATTGCTGTGATTCACGGAGAGCAGAGAGAATCCGAATCAGATATGAACGACGGTCGGTATTCCCCACCTACCGTCGTCCCTTCGCGTACAATGGAGGTGGGAGTCGGAGTCCCGGTGCATCCGGCTAAAGAGAAGCCACCGATCAACGTGGTAGGAGACGTTGGCGGACGTATTGCTATCATGGTG GATGACATGGTCGATGATGTACAATCGTTTGCCGCTGCAGCTGAAGTTCTAAAGGAGCGGGGTGCATACAAGATATATGTACTCGCTACTCATGGTCTCCTTAGTTCAGATGCTCCCCGTCTTATCGACGAATCGCCAATCGACGAA GTTGTTGTTACTAACACGATTCCCCACGAGCTGCAGAAGATGCAATGTCACAAGATAAAGACTGTAGACATCAGTATTTTGCTTGCTGAAGCGATACGACGCATCCACAACAAAGAGTCTATGTCTTACCTCTTTAAAAATGTCACCTTGGAGGACTAG